The sequence ATAAATACGAATCATCGCATCAAGGAACGCAAGAATGCGGGCAGGATCAAATGCTTGATCGCTTTGATAGACGAAGGATGTGACCTCATCGTCATGTTCATGACTGACGTCTTCAAGAAAATCAGGCTCAATTTCTAAAATCGTTTGTAAATTAAAGCCGCGAATGTCGAGGATGTCACTCAGATTGCACTCACCGAAATTAGCCTGTTGAATCGGCGCTCGGGGATTCATCGCTCGCAATCGCTTTTCCAACTTATTCAAGTGCTCTGGCTCTGACAAATCACTCTTTGTCAGCAGCAAACGGTCGGCAAACGCAACTTGCTCCTGGGCTTCATGATGTTCATCCAGTTGTTGCTGCGCGTGTATGGCATCGACAACAGTGATAATCGCATCCAGCGAATAAAATTCAGCAATCGCTTCTTCTACAAAAAATGTCTGGGCGACGGGCGCAGGATCCGCTAAACCGGTTGTTTCGATAATGACCCGGTCGAAATGAATTTGCCCGGTTTTATGCTTTTCGCTCAGCTCGCCCAGAATGCGCACCAAATCGCCGCGTACGGTGCAACAAATGCAACCATTATTCATTTCGACAATTTGTTCATCCCCTTGAATCAAGAGATCATTATCGATACCTTCCTCGCCAAATTCGTTTTCAATAACCGCGATCCGTTGACCATGCGCTTCGGATAAGATGCGATTCAACAAGGTGGTTTTACCGGCTCCCAGAAATCCGGTCAGAATGGTCACGGGCACTGGATTGAGTTGTTTTGACTGGGCCATGCGGTATCTCCGGTGTATTGCTTAACGATAGGAAAAGAGGAATGATTGTTGCGTTTTAACTGGCCCTCAATAACGACTGAGCAGGCATTTTTCAGTTAGAACCTTTAGGCAAAATCCAGGGTGAGCAATAACCGCCTTGGCAGATCGGCACTGAGTTTTGGCGAACGATGCACGGCACCGTGCAGTTCGTTACCTGTCCAATTGCTGCCTTTCAGAAGACCGACCGAAAAGGCCGGCATGGTATGAATAAAGCTTGAATCGCGAACAGTTCCTGACGGGTCATCCTTGGAATCATGCCTGACAAGAACCGGTTTTATGCGCTTAACTTCTTTATCTTCAAGCCATTCTGTGCCAATGCCACCGTAAGTCGAAACCAGGCGGCACGGGACCGCATCGACATGAAACTTGGGGCACATCGGGCGATCCAGGGTACGCAGTCGTAACCCTACCCGTTTAAGGTCAAACAAATCGCAAAACAAGGTGGTCAGGTGAGCAATGTCATGACAAAAAGCGGCATAGCCTTCGATGTGTCTCGCCGCTGGTATAAGCCTGGAAAAATCAAACGTATTGACCGGTAAATTCTCGATAACGCCGATATCGACAGCGCTTTGCAGCAACTCGCCAATAAAGGCTTCGATACCGGAATCTATTGCTCGATTGATCTGGCAAATATTGACACTGTCTTGATAAATGAGCGTCAGATCGGCTAAATCATCCGAAATTATCGCTTCGGAATAGGCCGGTTTAAAAATAGTTTGGGGATTTGCGGACATTATTTCTTCCTCGTTCGCTCAAAATGCTTTATTCCATCTCAGCCGAAGCCGGTTCAAGCCACTGTGGAAAATCATCCTGGAAATGCCGCCAGGCTTCAGGCCCCAGATCTAATTCTTCATCGGACAAAAGACACCTATCCAGCTCTTGACGGGTTTGATCGGCATTGACATTTTGACCAATAAAAACCAGTTCCTGGCGACAATCACCAAACTGCGTCTGCCAGTTGGCTTTGATATCGGCAATATGTTCTTCCGGCCATTCGGACTCAGGCACTGAAGCCCACCAGCGTCCGGCACAGCCATGCTGCATCATGCCGCCGGCTTGTGACCAGGTGCCTACCCATTCGGGCCGGGATGCCAGCCAGAAAAACCCTTTGGAGCGCAGCAAGGTGCCGTTATCCCAATCGCCCTCATGCAAATAGTCATAAAACCGGCCCGGATGAAAAGGGCGGCGAGCACTATAAACAAAACTGGCAATGCCGTACTCTTCGGTTTCGGGCTGATGCTCGCCACGCATTTCTTGTAACCAGCCCGGCGCTTGCGCGGCTTTGTCAAAGTCGAATTTTTCTGTGTTTAACAGTTTAGCGAGCGGCGCCTGTCCCATGACCATGGGAATGATCTCTGCATCCCGGTTTAGCTGCCGCAGTATTGCTGTCATATTGGCTATCTCATCGGTACTGACCAAATCGATTTTGGAAATCAAAATAACGTTGCTGAATTCGATTTGATCGACCAGAAGATCGGCAATATTGCGCTCGTCATCTTCGCCTAATTCTGCATTGATTTCTTTTAGCGATTGCGCTTCCATGTAATCACGCATGAAATTGACGGCATCAACGACCGTCACCATTGTGTCCAATTGAGCAATATCCGATAAACTAACGCCATGTTCGTCTCTGAAAGTAAACGTTTCAGCGATCGGCATTGGCTCAGCGATCCCGGTAGACTCGATGAGTAAATAATCAAAACGGCCTTCTTTAGCCAATTTTCCGACTTCTACCAGTAAGTCTTCGCGCAATGTGCAGCAGATACAACCGTTGCTCATCTCAATCAGTTTTTCTTCGGAGCGGCTCAGCGATAATTCGTTTTTAACAAGAGCCGCATCGATATTGACTTCACTCATATCATTAACTATTACGGCAATCTTCAAGTTTTCCCGGTTGTTCAGGATGCTGTTCAGCAGCGTGGTTTTTCCCGCGCCTAAAAAGCCGGACAGAACTGTGACGGGGAGTTTGCGTGGAAAATCTTTAAGCATCTTAAAACCTCAATGAATTTTACAAATGTTATAACATAACGATTATGAAGCACACAACTCTTCCGTTCTTAATACCGCCCGCGTGAGTGTTACACTAGCCCTTTATTCAACAACGACAGTTAACCGATTTGATCCCGCTTAGCCTTTATATCCATATTCCCTGGTGCATCAGAAAATGTCCTTACTGCGATTTTAATTCCCATGCAGTCAAGGGCGAACTTCCGGAACAGCACTATGTCGCCTTGTTATTAAGCGATCTGGAACATGATCTTCAGCATTTTGCGATAACCCGGCCGATCAACAGTATTTTTATTGGCGGTGGCACACCGAGTCTGTTTTCGCCGGAAGCGCTCAATAGTTTGCTGGAAGGCATTAAACAGAAAGTTGGCTTTTCGGATAATCTGGAAATTACGCTGGAAGCCAATCCCGGCACATTTGAGCTGGATAAGTTTGCAGAGTTTAGAGCACTGGGGATCAACCGCTTGTCAATCGGTGTTCAGAGTTTTAATGACACTTTGTTGCAAAAACTCGGCCGGGTACATTCGTCGAAAGAGGCGATTCGTGCGGCTGAAACCGCGCATCGGGTAGGATTTGACAATTTTAACCTGGACTTGATGTTTGGACTGCCCGCTACGGACAATCACAGCAGCCGGACAGACGTTGAAATGGCGATCAAACTGAACCCAACACATATTTCGTTTTACCAGCTTACGCTGGAACCCAATACATTGTTTCACAAGTTTCCACCGCAATTGCCTGATGATGAACATATCTATAAGGAACAGCAGGCCTGTCAACGGCTATTGGCGGACCACCAATACGGCCAATATGAAATTTCGGCTTACAGTAAGCCTGATTTCGAGTGCCGCCATAATCTTAATTATTGGCAATTTGGCGATTATCTGGGTATCGGCGCGGGTGCGCATGGAAAACTAAGCACTCATCTACCAAAGGGCATATTCCGCACCACCAAGCCCAAAAGTCCTGAAATTTATCAAGCCCAAACGCATCGTCAACCAGGCATCGCGATTGAAACCGATGCATTGGCATTGGAATTTTTGATGAACCAGCTCCGGCTTAAAAAAGGATTTACGCTGAGCCAATATGAACGCATGACAGGATTAAGCGCCGAATCGTTGCAACCTGCATTAGGCGAGTGCATCAATCTGGGTTTGATCCGTCAGGAAGAGTGGGTTTTCAAATGCAGCGAAAAAGGCTGGAATTTTCTGGACTCGGTGCTCGAAAGGTTCATTCGTTAGCGCCCGCGGGTTATACTAATCGCTGCACTGACAATCTTTAAGCCCTTATTCGGAAGCCACTGAAACTATGCTAGCTTTTCAAAAAGACTTTATTCACTACACATTGGACTGCGGCGTACTGAAGTTTGGTGAATTCCAGCTCAAGTCCGGCCGTACCAGCCCCTTTTTTTTCAATACCGGTTTATTTAAAACCGGCGCGCAATTGGGCAAATTGGGCGAATTTTATGCGTATGCGCTCATTGAATCCAAATTGCCTGTCGACGTCCTGTTCGGCCCCGCTTACAAGGGCATCCCGCTGGTTTGCGCCACGGCAATCGCTTATGCGCGGCTGACTGGACAAGATATTCCGTTTGCGTTTAACCGGAAAGAAGCGAAAGACCATGGAGAAGGCGGCACTCTCGTAGGTGCGGAATTGGCAGGTAATATTCTGATACTGGATGATGTGATCACCGCAGGAACCTCTGTCAGAGAGTCTGTCGCTATCATCAGATCGGCGAATGCCAAACCAGCCGGTGTGCTGATAGCGCTGGATCGCCAGGAAAAAGGCGAAAACCAATTATCGGCAACTCAAGAAGTCAGTACCGCTTACGAAATGCCTGTATTTTCTATTATCAGTCTTGAGCACATTATCGAATATCTGACTGAAAAGCCTGAAGCCAACCCCTATTTACTCAACATTAATGCCTACAGGGAAAAGTACGGTGTCACAAATTCTCATGCCGAGTGATTTACAGCAGCGCCGGACTAACAGTAATCAAGATATAGTCTACAATTACCCCGAAACAGGTATTACCGACTTGACCCCTGCAGACCAGTGACAGCAAAAGGCTTGCCATGAGGAACTTGGAATTTAAAGAACAACTGCACGAATATTCGCAGTGGCGCACCCAATTGATACAAGCCATAGAAATGTATCAAGAATGGCGACAACGTTATGCCATGAACGATATTCACAGCACTGAAATGCTGCTCAATATACTACATGGTCTTGAATCTGATCGGATTACCCTGGCGTTTGTTGCAGAGTTTTCGCGTGGAAAAACAGAACTCATTAATGCTCTGTTTTTTGCTGAAACAGGCGTCCGTTTACTGCCCTCATCGCCCGGCCGCACCACCATGTCGCCTACCGAACTTTTTTATGATGAAAAAGGCGGGCATTATATTCGCTTACTCAATATTGAGAGCCGTCTTGAAGACATTTCTCTCAGCGAGTACAAAAAAAAGCCGGAGCGCTGGAACCAGATTGATCTGGATTTTGATTCCCCCACTCAAATGCAGGAAGCATTCAAGGAGTTAGTCGCCACCAAACGAGTGCCTCGCGAAGTCGCTGATAAACTGGGTCTTTGGAATGAAAAAGAGGCTGCTGAGCAAGGTATCGTCAACCCGGAAACCGTAGAAATTCCTTGCTGGCGCCATGCGTTGATAAGTTTTCCTCATCCATTACTCAAGGAAGGCTTGTGCATACTCGATACCCCGGGGCTAAATGCGCTCGGCACCGAGCCCGAGCTCACGTTGAATATGCTACCCAGTGCACAAGCGATTATTTTTGTCTTGGCTGCCGATACCGGTGTAACCAAGAGCGATCTGGAAATGTGGCGTAACCACGTCAGTAATACGCGAGGCGAACGAAAACAGGGCCTGGCCGTCGTCATGAACAAAATTGACGCCATGTGGGATGATCTGGCCGGTGATTCAGGTTATGAAGCATCGATAAAATCTCAAATCAAAACCTGCGCATCCATTTTGAATATTGATGAATCCCTGGTTTTTCCTGCATCCGCCAAACAAGCCTTATTGGCTAAAGTAAAATCGGATGATGCCTTATTGAAAAAAAGCCGTTTGTTCGCACTGGAAAATTACCTTGCGAACGACATTCTCAAACAAAGACGCAA comes from Methylicorpusculum oleiharenae and encodes:
- a CDS encoding CobW family GTP-binding protein, translated to MAQSKQLNPVPVTILTGFLGAGKTTLLNRILSEAHGQRIAVIENEFGEEGIDNDLLIQGDEQIVEMNNGCICCTVRGDLVRILGELSEKHKTGQIHFDRVIIETTGLADPAPVAQTFFVEEAIAEFYSLDAIITVVDAIHAQQQLDEHHEAQEQVAFADRLLLTKSDLSEPEHLNKLEKRLRAMNPRAPIQQANFGECNLSDILDIRGFNLQTILEIEPDFLEDVSHEHDDEVTSFVYQSDQAFDPARILAFLDAMIRIYGQDMLRYKGIMNIKGQESSVIYQGVHMLMNYDFGKPWAIDENRKSVMVFIGRNLPCEAFFSALDECRV
- a CDS encoding DUF1826 domain-containing protein; translated protein: MSANPQTIFKPAYSEAIISDDLADLTLIYQDSVNICQINRAIDSGIEAFIGELLQSAVDIGVIENLPVNTFDFSRLIPAARHIEGYAAFCHDIAHLTTLFCDLFDLKRVGLRLRTLDRPMCPKFHVDAVPCRLVSTYGGIGTEWLEDKEVKRIKPVLVRHDSKDDPSGTVRDSSFIHTMPAFSVGLLKGSNWTGNELHGAVHRSPKLSADLPRRLLLTLDFA
- the zigA gene encoding zinc metallochaperone GTPase ZigA, encoding MLKDFPRKLPVTVLSGFLGAGKTTLLNSILNNRENLKIAVIVNDMSEVNIDAALVKNELSLSRSEEKLIEMSNGCICCTLREDLLVEVGKLAKEGRFDYLLIESTGIAEPMPIAETFTFRDEHGVSLSDIAQLDTMVTVVDAVNFMRDYMEAQSLKEINAELGEDDERNIADLLVDQIEFSNVILISKIDLVSTDEIANMTAILRQLNRDAEIIPMVMGQAPLAKLLNTEKFDFDKAAQAPGWLQEMRGEHQPETEEYGIASFVYSARRPFHPGRFYDYLHEGDWDNGTLLRSKGFFWLASRPEWVGTWSQAGGMMQHGCAGRWWASVPESEWPEEHIADIKANWQTQFGDCRQELVFIGQNVNADQTRQELDRCLLSDEELDLGPEAWRHFQDDFPQWLEPASAEME
- the hemW gene encoding radical SAM family heme chaperone HemW, producing the protein MIPLSLYIHIPWCIRKCPYCDFNSHAVKGELPEQHYVALLLSDLEHDLQHFAITRPINSIFIGGGTPSLFSPEALNSLLEGIKQKVGFSDNLEITLEANPGTFELDKFAEFRALGINRLSIGVQSFNDTLLQKLGRVHSSKEAIRAAETAHRVGFDNFNLDLMFGLPATDNHSSRTDVEMAIKLNPTHISFYQLTLEPNTLFHKFPPQLPDDEHIYKEQQACQRLLADHQYGQYEISAYSKPDFECRHNLNYWQFGDYLGIGAGAHGKLSTHLPKGIFRTTKPKSPEIYQAQTHRQPGIAIETDALALEFLMNQLRLKKGFTLSQYERMTGLSAESLQPALGECINLGLIRQEEWVFKCSEKGWNFLDSVLERFIR
- the pyrE gene encoding orotate phosphoribosyltransferase; the encoded protein is MLAFQKDFIHYTLDCGVLKFGEFQLKSGRTSPFFFNTGLFKTGAQLGKLGEFYAYALIESKLPVDVLFGPAYKGIPLVCATAIAYARLTGQDIPFAFNRKEAKDHGEGGTLVGAELAGNILILDDVITAGTSVRESVAIIRSANAKPAGVLIALDRQEKGENQLSATQEVSTAYEMPVFSIISLEHIIEYLTEKPEANPYLLNINAYREKYGVTNSHAE
- a CDS encoding dynamin family protein, yielding MRNLEFKEQLHEYSQWRTQLIQAIEMYQEWRQRYAMNDIHSTEMLLNILHGLESDRITLAFVAEFSRGKTELINALFFAETGVRLLPSSPGRTTMSPTELFYDEKGGHYIRLLNIESRLEDISLSEYKKKPERWNQIDLDFDSPTQMQEAFKELVATKRVPREVADKLGLWNEKEAAEQGIVNPETVEIPCWRHALISFPHPLLKEGLCILDTPGLNALGTEPELTLNMLPSAQAIIFVLAADTGVTKSDLEMWRNHVSNTRGERKQGLAVVMNKIDAMWDDLAGDSGYEASIKSQIKTCASILNIDESLVFPASAKQALLAKVKSDDALLKKSRLFALENYLANDILKQRRNIILSTIKRDIGFLVTESSNLTDTKLSNASKQLEEFKKIDFENHEMTDKLMAETRDRQQHYMLNIENFQASRKVFSVQAKILVDSLSSERIDEIIKNMRIEMSKSLTTYGMKQSMRKLFDELREVLQDCVDTTNETRRLVKAIHKKFQDEYGFKEIEPQLFSIKQYQFELEQIFEEGEAFRNSARTTMTEQSIVINKLYSTLINRARAILKTANKDATTWCNSVLTPLMHQIKDHKKQIESRLQMLRKINDSKGSVAENIAQLEQELEPLKRQRNELSTIIKAMQMELPPAMIENN